The segment aaaattttgttaaacaaattaatacaatttttatgttgatgtttctgatttttcctttttttgcaggaaaaatattttttatctttttttaagaatttatattgaaaatgtgctcccaatacatggagggaaatagtttcctgcaactccccgtaaattttcattgaaatcgttCGAGGGGTTTTCGAGATtatatgttcaccgttttggaaaacgttgtttctgggaaatcgcgtttaaagatGGACATCGTtgtccgatctcatgtgcaggctcgtacagtctttactgtaattccttaatattttagaatttcggggcccggtggcgcttaaaatacgtagaaaagatgtagctagcggaatatgcaaacatcctaaaaaacaattttaaaatttttttagggtaacctaccctCTTAAACATTATTTCTTGAGTAGATAATATTAGGTACATTTTTTGCGGGACCGGATTTTTACATGTCttacgttttttaattcctaattaaaaatttataggttTTAACAATTCTGATTTATGCTACATGAAAGATGAattatttctctttactttgaaacgaattgcatgcaaaaatatcaattattattcaattgacagcgatttaacttttgctaggcgatattaggtacggtcaccctatatcactgtcaattttaaaaatttcttcataaaatttggacagagcattcttgaaatgtatgtctttcagaaaatgtaaaaaagaaaaaaacgattttccgATTTCTTACAGTGGTTCCCCCCATTAAAGTTTTGACAGAATTTATTTTCTGCAACTCGAAGATCGCAGATATATACGGTCCCGTCGTAGCCAGTGAGTCTCTGCTTACTTACCTAgttctaaacaatatataaCCTCACTAGCAAAATACTCCCGCGCTtggcttcgggcctaagagatattaaggactccaggAAAACACGTTTCACCTCCTTAGCGGTtggttagggcaaaatcctaaaattgggttttaggcatttatgtgggtaacctttcgaagtaaaaaccaagttgatatctatttAATCAGACCTAAGAGATTTTCAGGAATCCATGAAAACACACTTCACCTCTTTTCACCCACTTGGGAacggaattttcaaaaaaacttcCTCAGTGGATGtttacgtcatgaaaacaatgtacctaccAATGTACCcatatttcacgttcctaggttaaacggttcgagctgggcgttgatgagtcaccCAGGCAGGGTGCGCTCCGATTCACGCGGTGAGTGCGATCacagcgcagtcgctgcgcgcattcatatcGTCCCGTTTCGTTACTACGGTTCATGCGTTCTTGAAAACGGAACGCTTTTTCCTGCGTTTCATGCGAAATCAAAACGGATGCTACAATGGACAAAGAAACGTTGTTTACAATAACCTCGATACTATTAATGAAATCAGCAGCTGTGATTCGTCTGATGAAAGCTGAAGATGAAGATGATATTACCTTGCCATTTAGAATCggaaatattatacatatcattAATTGTAAACAAAACGCTCGGAGAGATTATGTTTGCCTGAAAAttgacagattatgtaaaatgtgTCGTTCCGGGATATTCGAGTACACAGATAACCCCTCTTATTAGATACATTTAGATTGTAGGACATAAACTTTTCAGGCGTTTGCAAGTGCGGATCCAGGGGGGGGAGGAGCGatgccccccccccaagagtaataaaatagaaaaatattatgacattgtgtattattctgtataaataattaatgtgaatttaattatttaggctacagTATCAGATagcgatattaaaatataagttacaaggacattttaaatcttgtaaaagagagttcaaaaatgtatttatgtacttttacatatttcgccccctccaagaaaggctacTGAATCCGCCTCTGGGCGTTTGACACCAAGTTACCTAGCAATTCTGACCGCTGCGATACCTAAACAAATCCTTCCGTATCTCCCAAATATTTTCAAGCTTCACTTTGAAACTATGCAGCTATATATTTGAGACACCGAACATTATGAAAATGCACGAAAAGAAAAGTCGgaaaaaaattttcacagtGGCTTCTCCCCATAAATCGTCAGTGGTAATTGGATTAAGTAATTGGTCTAACGTGTGACGTGTATGCATACTGTAACTGAACACGCAGCTGAtgttacgtttaaaaaaaagctaTACGCGCAGATAAGCTTCCTTTGACGGCAGTGACCGAAACTGAGAATGTGTTAGTAAACCACTGACCGCACGCACAGCGTTCTGACAAACTTGATATCAACAAACACACGTTTAAATTACCAGGGGCACGAAAGCATATATCTTAGCCCACACGTATCGATATTCGTGTTATCTTATGCCCTTATACTTGTGTAAGTCTGTTGCGCATTGCTTTCCACCACCTTCACATTCTTATTGTAATTAATTCACGTTACACGGGTGATGGTAAACTTTTACACCGTGCACGGTAAATCGGGAGGTGAAATATTTAGAAGCAATATTTAATGAAGTAAAAAACATAATGTATATTTCTCATTttagtatatatgtacatacactgATAAAATGGGAACAGCCTTATATCTATTAATTTCAAGTAGAATAATTAGCCATAATACATAATACTTAAAGTATTAAAAACACAAAGTTCCAAACGTTTCTAGAATATCAATAATACAATCCTTTTTAAATTACAACTACCGAGAGTTAACGTTGAatcaaatatttctttaataacaACCCTGCAATCAAAAGTCTCCAGCTCGAAGTATATAACTGTGTACTTTGTGGTTAGAAGGCTTCTGTTACAAGATACATCTTATCCAGCTTAGAATTTGTTTCAGCTACCTAGTAATTATAATTTCCGTACTCAAACAAATTATCTCTTTCGCAGTGATCCATAATAAACAATCGTTGGTTTTCAAGCAGAGATAggcaactttttatttaaataaaatttcgagtaacgaataaaagttgaaaaaaaaaattcgtcattcgttcgttaattcgagtgaactttattcgacaaatggcgaataaaattttaaccttTATTCGTTACACGAAATTTTATTGAGATAGAAATTATGAGCGTCTCTGTTTCCAAGTAAGTATCCATACGTACTGAGTGGTAAACATTCCcacgaaaaatttcaaatcACAATATCAACCAACATGCGAAACTCTCTATCAACgggagtttctttttttaacaaaGGAAAAATCAATCGACGTGCTCCGTACAAAAGGCTATCGCTTCTCTTAATGCTTCTCCATTGAGGTATCCAAATATATGAACCATTTCAATCTTCTTCCCAGGTACTACTTCATTCCTCGAATCGCGGTCTCCGCTAGCTTACTTATTATTGCCAAACTGACGTTCACATCACTTCCATACTATTGTGCGTGCTCTCTGTGAAGCCCAACGTAGACGTCGGCGCGTCTTGCGATGTCTCTTCTAGGGACTGAGCGTCCATGCCGTCTGGCACATTGTTTGTCGTCGAACTAGATCCATCGTcccaatttattttaaatctagTGACACGTGGCTTATCCCCTAAGATATTTCGTTGTACTTTGTCGAACTGAGGCTGCGTAGGTGGATTCTCCCTGAGCTCAGGATCCGTGTATTCGTTATTTATAAAGTATCCGACGCGGACAAATTCGTGCCCCCTGTACGAACAAGTGAGTAACACGACCGTAACTCCCAAGGCATCGTTGACTGGTATTCTGCTGACGTCTGGAGGGTCGGCCTGAAAGTAAACGCACAGCATTCGCGAGACACAAATTTAAACGCAGGCTCCTGGCCCTGGGTCTACGTTCGAGAGGGCATCTTCGATTTACCTGAAATATGAACATGTGTCTTCCCTCGGGAATTGGGCCGACATAAATCGTGTCCAACACCTGGTCGAATTCCTCGGACTCGGCGCTGCCGACGTAGATCATCTTCCATTCTAAATCTGTAATTCCATTGTCGTTAATAAAACACTTGATAACGCGTAACTTCGGTAACGCAACAATCGGCATGGAAAAAGCACGCATTCGAATCGGCGGCTACCAATAGCCTCCTTATCGATAAGATACTAAAATAAGATTTGTTACGCCGATTCGTCCTTGGAAAACAAACTGTTTGGCTGTTGAAGCTAACCTAGCTAAACTGCTAGAAGCATTGGAAAATGTACTTGTTCCAACTAATTTTGACACGAATTCGCGGCAGCGGTCGGCGATACGGATAGAGAATCGAAGGAGCTACCTTCTTTCAGTTCCTCGATACACTCAAAAGTGACTTCGAACTGGAATGGATTTAGAAACGGCGAAGGATTGTCGAGCACGGCTACATTCGCCAGCTGAACTTTGGCCATCGTCGACTTTGTTAAACGTTAAATTTTCACAGGAGGATGCGACCTTCACCACGATGGCTCGGAGGGATCTGTTATTGGGATCCTGTACTTTCCACGGTGTTCCGGTATTAATCTTATAACAGAGGCGACGGATCACGAATCAAAGGATAAACAATTTCATCGCAACACACTGCTTGCTTTGGCggcaaacgaaccaaaggactGCAAAGGACGCTTCCGGTGTTTCGGGAACTACCGAAGTTTATTGCGCTGTCGTACGCATCGTGCGTGCGtacgaattttgaaaatcgctCTCCTTAATTGTGCGCGGATTTTCAAGAGCCAAGGGAAAAATCTGATCGTCGATCTTACGGAAATTTTCAggaattgttcagttttttgAGGCAGTTATTCCTTGGTTTGAAAACACTTGTCGAGCACCAGGGGCGGTTTTATTGAAAAGGCTGATGCAATTCGATTCCATTTTTCTGATAGATTTGAAATGATAAAATGCATGCCTTCTATGAATAAAGAAGATAATGTGATGGAATATACTGATGAATGGAGAAGAATGTTTTCAGCGAGTTAATTGTGTGAATTTTAGGTTTTTATTTTCTCCCAGCTTGCAGTTTCTTATAAGACTAGCAGATGGCACTTCAGGGCACAGCCCTATACAGCCCAATGTGTGAATTTTAAAAGCAAGCTACTGGAAGTAACCGTTCTTAAGGGCTGTTTGCAATGCAGAGGGATGCATTTGGCGCGATTGTCAGTTCTTCATGGCCAATCATAGAAGGTGATAATGCTATTGGACAAGTTGGTGGACAAGTGTGAACAAGACACTCGGTTTTGTTAACAAATATGTTGCAAATTTAAAACGGTGATATACTGTTTGTCCGCCTTGCCATAATTTGTAATTGACTGCACTTTCCGCTACTTATGTGTTgccaattttgaagaaaaattttgaattaaatataaaatgattttgtgttgaaattgaatattaattCCCTTTTGTTATTTGATATATAGTGATGATTATTTTTAATCTGTATGAGCAGGACACCACAGACGAATGTGCTGTAAACATTTAATCATGTATCGGTATTAAACTTTTCTACTATGTTCACTTTGTTGCATATCTGCCTTAGCATTCAGCACATTTCACTGGTAGATGGCGCACgttgttgcatttttcgaaagcaaCCCCCGAAAAATTGTTACTGCACAtgaaatttctttcttcttattaaaagtaattGAAGAAAATGTCCCCATCTGtttctttattatttccttCTCCTTCGGACTTGTTTTATTTAGATCTAATAATTTTAAGGAATGTTTTAATTGTTTCAAAGACTTTTGCTGTTGTATTCCATAGAAGCCCATTTGTACATGtaagttttattaaatattactttttttatttacattgctCCTGACGTATTTGAGTCGTCTATACAAGATTGCTTCTTTTACAGCGCGACGTCGGCCGACAGAGAACAACCTCCATCAAGTATACTCGTTTCTTCCGTTCCTCCTAATTAAACGTTACGAATTCAGGAAAGGGGCGAATAAATAAACGCCCGCGACTGCACTTTTCTCCGTTGCGAGCAGCGTCGTTTGATGTATAATCAGGTCACGACCGTTTAAGCCAATTTTCTACTGGACttaaggaaattaaaagttTATGCCTGACGAGCACTGTACAGAACCAAGTCGGACGCGATAATAATGCAAACTACTCGGGACGCGGAAGAACAAGGCGATAATAAGCTGCAAACTTCATTCTTTCTCTTTACAGATCAGTTCTTAAATAATCTTCATTATCACGAACGAATCGAGTTacgatataaatatatatatattatttgcaATGAATAAAGTGCTGAAATAACTGCTCGACTGGTACGAGTACAAAACGTTTCAACGTCTCGTTCTACATACCGATCGCTGGTATTGTTACGCGACAAATTCGCTTCCATATGCAACGCGATCGTTAAAACTCGACTGCCTCTccgctttttcttttctcttctatAACGAGGAGGATAAAGCAGgggagtataaaaaaaaacattccgaTGTGCGTAACGAGATCGACAATGCCGTGAAAGACAGGATGCAAACGATAAGGGTGTTTCGCAAAAAagcttttta is part of the Andrena cerasifolii isolate SP2316 chromosome 1, iyAndCera1_principal, whole genome shotgun sequence genome and harbors:
- the Asf1 gene encoding histone chaperone asf1; translated protein: MAKVQLANVAVLDNPSPFLNPFQFEVTFECIEELKEDLEWKMIYVGSAESEEFDQVLDTIYVGPIPEGRHMFIFQADPPDVSRIPVNDALGVTVVLLTCSYRGHEFVRVGYFINNEYTDPELRENPPTQPQFDKVQRNILGDKPRVTRFKINWDDGSSSTTNNVPDGMDAQSLEETSQDAPTSTLGFTESTHNSMEVM